Proteins encoded together in one Colius striatus isolate bColStr4 chromosome 3, bColStr4.1.hap1, whole genome shotgun sequence window:
- the SLC29A4 gene encoding equilibrative nucleoside transporter 4, translating to MGSVGAERFKKLSPAGTPEGNVVMSFSFDSYQLEEEELQRGSQAKGVLTFMEPVSEDPEPQDRYHGIYFAMLLAGVGFLLPYNSFITDVDYLHHKYPGTSIVFDMSLTYILVALVAVILNNALVELLSLHTRISVGYLFALGPLLFVSICDVWLELFTRRQAYAINLVAVGVVAFGCTVQQSSFYGYTGLLPKRYTQGVMTGESTAGVIISLSRIFTKLLLSDEKENTVIFFFISIGMELTCFILHLLVKRTRFVRYYTACSRQGLPRSRAAADRGTGYRVHHDVTAEDIRFVSRGRVSPRAPGLPLATLSSPRGSPGPEAELAGSGTYMRFDVPRPKIKRSWPSFRDMLLHRYVVSRLIWAYMLSIAMTYFITLCLFPGLESEIHNCTLGEWLPILIMAIFNLSDFVGKILAALPYDWRGTHLLVYSCLRVVFIPLFIMCVYPNGRPTFGHPAWPCIFSLLMGITNGYFGSVPMILAAGKVSPEQRELAGNTMTVSYMTGLTLGSAVAYFAYSLTSTSHSTCFYTETSNGSFTSGY from the exons ATGGGCTCTGTGGGAGCTGAGCGCTTCAAGAAGCTGAGCCCAGCTGGGACGCCCGAGGGCAACGTGGTGATGAGCTTCAGCTTCGACAGCTaccagctggaggaggaggagctgcagcggGGCAGCCAGGCCAAGGGCGTCCTCACCTTCATGGAGCCAG TTTCTGAGGATCCTGAGCCCCAGGATCGATACCATGGGATTTACTTTGCCATGCTGTTGGCCGGGGTAGGATTTCTCCTGCCGTACAACAGCTTTATCACCGATGTGGACTACCTGCACCATAAATACCCAG GGACATCCATCGTCTTTGACATGAGCCTCACGTACATCCTGGTGGCCTTGGTGGCCGTCATCCTCAACAACGCGCTGGTGGAGCTGCTGAGCTTGCACACCCGGATATCCGTGG GCTATCTCTTTGCCCTGGGGCCTCTGCTCTTTGTCAGCATCTGTGACGTGTGGCTGGAGCTCTTCACCCGCAGGCAGGCCTACGCCATCAACCTGGTGGCTGTCGGCGTGGTGGCCTTTGGCTGCACAG TGCAGCAATCCAGCTTCTATGGCTACACGGGGCTGCTGCCCAAGCGCTACACGCAGGGAGTGATGACGGGCGAGA GCACGGCAGGGGTCATCATCTCGCTCAGCCGCATCTTCACCAAGTTACTGCTGTCGGACGAGAAGGAGAACACGGTCATCTTCTTCTTCATCTCCATCGGCATGGAGCTGACCTGCTTCATCCTCCACCTCCTGGTGAAGCGCACGCGCTTCGTCCGCTACTACACGGCCTGCTCCCGCCAGGGCCTCCCCAGGAGCCGGGCGGCCGCCGACCGTGGCACAGGCTACCGTGTCCACCACGATGTCACCGCTGAGGACATCCGATTTGTAAGCCGAGGGCGGGTCTCCCCACGGGCCCCTGGGCTCCCTCTGGCCACT CTGAGCTCTCCCCGGGGCAGCCCGGGCCCTGAGGCTGAGCTGGCCGGCAGCGGCACCTACATGCGCTTCGATGTCCCTCGGCCCAAAATCAAGAGGAGCTGGCCCAGCTTCAGAG ACATGCTGCTCCACCGCTATGTCGTGTCTCGGCTGATCTGGGCCTACATGCTCTCCATCGCCATGACCTACTTCATCACACTGTGCCTCTTTCCTGGGCTGGAGTCAGAGATTCACAACTGCACGCTGGGGGAATGGCTCCCCATCCTCATCATGGCCATCTTCAACCTCTCTGACTTCGTGGGCAAG atCCTGGCTGCCTTGCCCTATGACTGGAGAGGGACCCACCTCCTCGTCTACTCCTGCCTCCGTGTGGTCTTCATCCCCCTCTTCATCATGTGTGTCTACCCCAATGGAAGGCCCACCTTTGGCCACCCTGCCTGGCCCTGCATCTTCTCCCTCCTCATGGGCATCACCAACGGCTACTTCGGCAGCGTGCCCATGATCCTGGCTGCTGGCAAAGTGAGCCCTGAGCAGCGGGAGCTGGCAG GGAACACCATGACCGTGTCCTACATGACGGGCTTGACGCTGGGCTCGGCCGTGGCGTATTTTGCCTACAGCCTCACTAGTACGTCCCACAGTACCTGTTTCTACACCGAAACCTCCAATGGCTCCTTTACATCAGGGTACTGA